One Gossypium raimondii isolate GPD5lz chromosome 3, ASM2569854v1, whole genome shotgun sequence genomic window carries:
- the LOC105793802 gene encoding bZIP transcription factor 11, with protein sequence MASCSGNSNSNSSGSTQHQLMDQRKRKRMESNRESARRSRMRKQKHLDDLVGQITELKKDNNQILTSINFTTHRYLNIEAENSVLRAQMTELSQRLDSLNDILQYLNREGIEYTPDCFTNPFNVPYLNQQPPIMASAHIFQY encoded by the coding sequence atggcttCGTGCAGTGGAAATTCGAATTCCAATTCCTCAGGTTCCACACAGCATCAGTTGATGGATCAAAGGAAACGAAAAAGGATGGAATCGAACCGAGAATCAGCGAGAAGGTCAAGGATGAGAAAACAAAAGCACTTAGATGATTTAGTGGGACAAATAACAGAGCTAAAGAAAGATAATAACCAAATCCTGACAAGCATCAACTTCACCACCCACCGCTATTTGAACATTGAGGCTGAAAACTCCGTTTTGAGGGCTCAGATGACTGAACTAAGCCAAAGGCTAGACTCTCTAAACGACATCCTCCAGTATCTAAACAGAGAGGGTATTGAATACACTCCTGACTGTTTCACCAACCCTTTCAATGTGCCTTATCTTAACCAACAACCACCCATCATGGCCTCTGCACACATCTTTCAATACTAA